CGGTTGCGCGCGGCCTGCCCGACCAGCGAGCGCCCGACCGGGATCCGGGTGGGCCGCTCGTCGTCGTCCGGATAGCCGTACGAACCCACCAGCCGCAGCTCGTGTCCGCGCTCGGTGTCCTCGGCCAGGTAGAAGGCACCGAACTGGGCGGAGACCAAGGGGGTCAGCTCGTCCATGATGAGCTCGGCGACCACGGGCAGGTCGCGGTGGCCCTGCATCAGGCTGGAGATCCGGGCGAGGTTGGTCTTGAGCCAGTCCTGCTCCTGGTTGGCCCGCGTGGTCTCGCGCAGGGACTCCACCATGGAGTTGATGTTGTCCTTGAGCTCGGCGACCTCGCCGGAGGCCTCCACCCTGATCGACCGTGTCAGGTCGCCCTCGGCCACGGCGCTCGCGACCTCGGCGATGGCGCGGACCTGCCGGGTGAGGTTCCCGGCCAGCTCGTTGACGTTCTCCGTCAGCCGCTTCCAGGTGCCCTCGACACCCTCGACCTCGGCCTGTCCGCCGAGCCGTCCCTCGCTGCCGACCTCGCGGGCCACGCGGGTGACCTCGGCGGCGAACGACGACAGCTGATCGACCATCGTGTTGATGGTCGTCTTCAGCTCCAGGATCTCGCCCCGGGCATCGACGTCGATCTTCTTCGACAGGTCACCGTTGGCCACGGCGGTCGTCACCAGGGCGATGTTGCGCACCTGCCCGGTGAGGTTGTTGGCCATCGAGTTGACGTTGTCGGTGAGGTCCTTCCAGGTGCCGGCCACGTTCGGCACCTGGGCCTGCCCGCCGAGGCGTCCCTCGGTGCCGACCTCGCGGGCCACGCGGGTCACCTCGTTGGCGAACGCGGACAGCGTGTCGACCATCGTGTTGATGACGTCGGCCAGGGCGGCGACCTCACCCTTGGCCTCGACGGTGATCTTCTGCGAGAGGTCACCTCGGGCGACGGCCGTGGCGACCTGGGCGATCGAACGGACCTGCCCGGTCAGGTTCGACGCCATCACGTTGACGTTGTCGGTCAGGTCCTTCCAGGTCCCCGACACGCCCCGCACGATCGCCTGGCCGCCGAGGTTGCCCTCGGTGCCGACTTCTCGCGCGACGCGGGTGACCTCGTCGGCGAAGGCGGAGAGCTGGTCGACCATCGTGTTGATGGTGTTCTTGAGTTCGAGGATCTCGCCGCGGGCGTCGACGGTGATCTTCTGGGAGAGGTCGCCCTGCGCCACCGCCGTGGCCACCTGGGCGATGTTGCGGACCTGCGCGGTGAGGTTGCCGCCCATGAAGTTCACGGAGTCGGTGAGGTCGCGCCAGGTGCCCTTGACGCCCTTGACGTCGGCCTGACCGCCCAGCCGGCCCTCGGTGCCGACTTCCCGGGCGACGCGGGTGACCTCGTCGGCGAAGGCGGAGAGCTGGTCGACCATCGTGTTGATGGTGTTCTTGAGTTCGAGGATCTCGCCGCGGGCGTCGACGGTGATCTTCTGGGAGAGGTCGCCCTGCGCCACCGCCGTCGTCACCTGGGCGATGTTGCGGACCTGGGACGTCAGGTTTCCGGCCATGAAGTTGACCGAATCGGTGAGGTCGCGCCAGACCCCGCCCACCCCCGGCACCTGCGCCTGACCGCCCAGCCGGCCCTCGCTGCCGACCTCGCGCGCGACGCGGGTGACCTCGTCGGCGAAGGCGGAGAGCTGGTCGACCATCGTGTTGACGGTCTCCTTCAGCTGGAGGATCTCCCCGCGCGCGGGCACGTCGATCTTCTGGGACAGGTCGCCCCTGGCCACCGCGGTCGCCACCTGGGCGATGTCACGGACCTGGGTGGTCAGGTTGCCCGCCATCGCGTTGACCGAGTCGGTCAGGTCCGCCCAGGTGCCGGAGACCCCCGGCACCTCGGCCTGGCCGCCCAGCGTGCCCTCGGTGCCGACCTCGCGGGCCACGCGGGTGACCTCGGAGGTGAACACGGACAGCTGGTCGACCATGCCGTTGAAGACCGTGGCGATGTCGCCCAGCAGACCCTGTCCGTCGGACGGCAGCCGGGTGCCGAAGTCGCCGTCGCGCACGGCGGTCAGCCCGGCCAGCAACTGCCGCAGTTCCTGCTCGCCGGGAGCCTGCTCCCGGGCCTCCGTCGACGTGCTGGTCATGGCACCCTCGTTCCGCTCCCCAGGAGTCCCCGCGCCGGGGACTCGGAACCGCGCCGAGCCCTGTCACAGGCTCGCTCACCAGCGACAATCCCGCACCCCACGGTGTTGCCCGATGAGAAATCCGTCGAAGATTAACCCAGGTTCCGAGCGGCGGCCAAAGCCCGGCGGGAGCGTTGTGACACAGCGAAAAAAGAGGTCATGAACTTGGCATGAGGGGGGTGATCCCGGGTACTCGTCCCGTTTTTCAGGCGCCCGGGTCGGTCGCGGCGAGGGCGTCCTCCAGGGTCGGGTGACAGGGCACGAAGGTGTCGAGCCCCACGAGCTGGAGGGTGCGCAGCACCGCCCCCCGCGCCCCCGCGAGCCGCAGCCAGCCCTGCGCGGCCTGCGTGGTGTGGAAGGCCGCGATGAGGGCGTTGACACCGCTGGAGTCCATGAACGTGACCCGGCTCAGGTCGACCACGACCCGGTGACGGGCGGCGGTGTCTGCCGGGGACAGGGCCCGCGTCAGTCCGGGCACGCTCTGGTGGTCGATCTCTCCTTCGAGAACGAGGACGGTGATGTCGTCGGTCTCGGTGCGGACCACGGAGAGTCTGCCGTGACCCACTGCTTCCCGGTTGTCTGCCACTTGTTGCGTCCTCTGCGCGTTCGACGGGGGCTCTCACGCCTTGTTGCCACCGTTGCCCAGGAAGCCCGAGTGCGAAGCATGGGACGGCCTTTTCGTTCGAGGGCGGCACGGATCCGGGGCGGCACAGGAGTAAGGCGGGAATGACGGGGTATCCGGGCGCCCATGAACGGGGTACTGGAGATGGTCGGCAGGGTGCGGGTCCTGCCTGAGGAGTGT
Above is a window of Streptomyces griseorubiginosus DNA encoding:
- a CDS encoding STAS domain-containing protein, giving the protein MADNREAVGHGRLSVVRTETDDITVLVLEGEIDHQSVPGLTRALSPADTAARHRVVVDLSRVTFMDSSGVNALIAAFHTTQAAQGWLRLAGARGAVLRTLQLVGLDTFVPCHPTLEDALAATDPGA